One stretch of Verrucomicrobiia bacterium DNA includes these proteins:
- a CDS encoding GNAT family protein yields MIALTPITLEGHGVRLEPLTPEHKDALIAASSDGKLWELWFTAIPEPAKTEKYIADALASQQAGNMLPWVVRELTSDKIIGSTRYHDIVAALDRVEIGYTWYAKSFQKTHVNTACKLLLLAHAFETVGCKVVGLRTDNFNFASQKAIAALGAKKDGVIRHHGLRKDGTVRDSVMYSILAAEWPDVRRHLELRLTRHAEK; encoded by the coding sequence GTGATAGCACTCACCCCCATTACGCTCGAAGGCCACGGCGTCCGGCTGGAGCCCTTGACTCCCGAACATAAAGATGCCTTGATTGCCGCCTCCTCCGACGGCAAACTCTGGGAGCTCTGGTTCACCGCCATTCCAGAACCAGCCAAAACCGAAAAATACATCGCCGACGCCTTGGCCAGTCAGCAGGCCGGAAATATGCTGCCGTGGGTGGTGCGGGAATTGACTTCCGACAAAATCATTGGCAGCACCCGTTATCACGACATTGTTGCCGCCCTCGATCGGGTGGAAATCGGCTACACCTGGTACGCCAAATCTTTTCAGAAAACCCACGTCAACACCGCCTGCAAGCTCTTGCTTTTGGCCCACGCCTTCGAAACGGTGGGCTGCAAGGTGGTCGGCTTGCGCACGGACAATTTCAACTTCGCTTCGCAGAAAGCCATTGCGGCCCTGGGGGCCAAAAAGGATGGCGTCATCCGCCACCACGGCCTGCGCAAGGACGGCACGGTGCGGGACTCGGTAATGTACAGCATCCTCGCGGCCGAATGGCCGGACGTGAGACGCCACCTCGAACTCCGCCTCACACGGCATGCGGAAAAATAG
- the cysS gene encoding cysteine--tRNA ligase, translating into MGLVFLNTFSRKKEAFVPIEPGKVKLYTCGPTIYDFAHIGNFRTFLFEDLLRRYLKYKGFNVVQVMNLTDVDDRTITASRKEGIPLSEYTARYAKAFFEDLKTLNVESAEHYPAATAYINEMVEIIQKLMKEGYAYESGGSIYYKISAFPGYGTLPHFKPDELKAGARVAADSYEKEEVGDFALWKAWDENDGDVFWETPLGKGRPGWHIECSAMSMKLLGDRFDIHTGGVDNIFPHHENERAQSDAFAGHPVVKYWLHSEHLLVEGKKMSKSLGNFYTLRDLLAKGFAPPAIRYALISVHYRLPLNFTFEGMTAARNALERLYDFQRNVKNSKEAPEGVEVGHAIHKARETFEQQMDDDLNISGALAALFDFVRETNRLIITYGLSAKDKEKILEFLQKLDTVLGFLKEPDAAIDDQVEKLIAQRNEARKSKDFARSDQIRLELEKMGILLEDTPQGTKWKKRL; encoded by the coding sequence ATGGGGCTGGTTTTTCTAAACACCTTCTCCCGCAAGAAGGAGGCGTTTGTCCCCATCGAGCCGGGCAAGGTCAAGCTCTACACCTGCGGCCCGACCATCTACGATTTCGCCCACATCGGCAACTTCCGCACCTTTTTGTTCGAGGATTTGCTCCGCCGCTACTTGAAGTACAAAGGTTTCAACGTCGTTCAGGTGATGAACCTGACCGATGTGGACGACCGCACCATAACCGCGTCCAGAAAAGAGGGAATTCCACTTTCCGAATACACGGCCCGGTATGCGAAGGCGTTTTTCGAGGACTTGAAAACCTTGAATGTCGAGTCGGCCGAGCATTATCCCGCCGCCACGGCCTACATTAACGAGATGGTGGAAATCATCCAGAAATTGATGAAGGAGGGATACGCTTACGAATCGGGCGGCTCCATCTACTACAAAATCTCCGCCTTTCCCGGCTACGGCACCCTGCCCCATTTCAAGCCGGACGAGCTGAAGGCCGGCGCCCGGGTGGCGGCGGACAGCTACGAGAAGGAAGAGGTGGGGGATTTCGCCCTCTGGAAGGCCTGGGATGAAAACGACGGCGACGTTTTCTGGGAAACCCCCTTGGGAAAAGGCCGCCCCGGCTGGCATATCGAGTGCAGCGCGATGAGCATGAAGCTTTTGGGGGATCGCTTCGACATTCACACCGGCGGGGTGGACAACATCTTTCCCCACCACGAAAACGAGCGGGCCCAGTCAGACGCCTTCGCCGGGCATCCGGTGGTCAAGTATTGGTTGCATTCGGAACATCTTTTGGTCGAGGGGAAAAAGATGTCCAAGTCGCTCGGGAATTTTTACACCCTGCGGGATTTGCTTGCCAAAGGGTTCGCGCCGCCCGCCATCCGCTACGCCTTGATTTCCGTCCATTACCGCCTTCCGCTGAATTTCACCTTCGAGGGGATGACCGCCGCCCGCAATGCCTTGGAGCGGCTCTACGATTTCCAGCGGAACGTCAAAAACTCCAAGGAAGCGCCGGAGGGGGTGGAGGTCGGCCACGCCATCCACAAGGCCCGCGAGACCTTCGAACAGCAGATGGACGACGACCTGAATATCTCCGGGGCTTTGGCCGCCTTGTTCGACTTCGTCCGCGAAACCAATCGGCTCATCATCACCTACGGCCTTTCCGCCAAGGACAAAGAAAAAATTCTGGAATTTCTACAAAAGCTGGATACCGTTCTGGGCTTTTTGAAAGAGCCGGATGCCGCCATCGACGACCAAGTCGAAAAGCTCATAGCCCAGCGCAACGAGGCCCGCAAATCCAAGGACTTCGCCCGCTCCGACCAAATCCGCCTCGAACTGGAAAAAATGGGCATCCTCCTCGAAGACACCCCGCAAGGGACGAAGTGGAAAAAACGTCTTTAG
- a CDS encoding M42 family metallopeptidase: MDFSETLLKDLTEAPGVPGQEEEVAKVMERYLKPMAEISYDRLGSLIAKKPGAKETPKVMIAGHMDEVGFMVKEVTKDGYIRFLPLGGWWGHVALSQRMKIYTKKGPVLGVTGAKPPHILPDEERKKVMEIKDMFIDVGVVKGGDGFKKLGITPGDPIVPDSAFTVLSNKRMYLAKALDNRFGCAGVVEVLQRFTKIPHPNTLYGVGSVQEEVGCRGAGTAANTIQPDVALILDVGIAQDTPGMEPDKSERMGGGVTILAYDGGMIPSKKLLDLTIETCEKEKIKYHLAAMEKGTTDGAKIHVSHSGVPTIALGVPTRYIHTHQAMMLRDDYDAVLKLMVALVKKLDAKTVAGLHNNK, translated from the coding sequence GTGGATTTTTCCGAAACGCTTTTGAAGGATTTGACCGAGGCGCCGGGCGTTCCGGGTCAGGAAGAGGAAGTGGCGAAAGTAATGGAACGCTACCTGAAGCCGATGGCCGAAATTTCCTACGACCGGCTCGGCAGCTTGATTGCCAAAAAGCCGGGCGCCAAGGAGACCCCCAAGGTGATGATTGCCGGCCACATGGATGAGGTCGGCTTCATGGTCAAGGAAGTGACCAAGGACGGCTACATCCGTTTCCTCCCGCTCGGCGGCTGGTGGGGGCATGTCGCCTTGTCCCAGCGGATGAAAATCTATACCAAAAAAGGGCCGGTGCTGGGCGTCACCGGCGCCAAGCCGCCTCACATTTTGCCGGATGAAGAGCGCAAAAAAGTCATGGAAATAAAAGATATGTTCATCGATGTCGGTGTGGTGAAAGGGGGGGACGGTTTCAAAAAATTGGGGATCACCCCCGGCGACCCAATCGTGCCGGACAGCGCCTTCACCGTTCTATCCAACAAGAGAATGTATCTGGCAAAGGCCCTCGACAACCGCTTCGGCTGCGCGGGGGTCGTGGAAGTGCTCCAGCGTTTCACAAAAATTCCGCATCCCAACACGTTGTACGGCGTCGGTTCCGTTCAGGAAGAAGTCGGCTGCCGGGGCGCCGGCACGGCCGCCAACACCATCCAGCCGGATGTCGCCTTGATTCTGGACGTCGGCATCGCCCAGGACACCCCCGGCATGGAACCGGACAAATCGGAGCGGATGGGGGGCGGCGTCACCATTCTGGCCTACGACGGCGGGATGATCCCTTCCAAAAAGCTTTTGGATTTGACCATCGAGACCTGCGAGAAGGAAAAAATCAAATACCACCTCGCGGCGATGGAAAAAGGGACCACGGACGGTGCCAAAATACATGTCTCCCACTCCGGCGTGCCGACCATTGCCTTGGGCGTTCCCACCCGCTACATCCACACTCATCAGGCGATGATGCTGCGGGATGATTACGACGCCGTTCTCAAGCTGATGGTGGCTTTGGTGAAAAAACTGGACGCCAAAACGGTCGCAGGCCTGCACAACAACAAGTAA
- a CDS encoding HAD family hydrolase, translating into MAANGKIKGVLFDMGSTLLEFENHSWEVLDGQSIAAAYDFLQKSGHPLPEFASFDKSFRSVLAEYWKTTDQTLEERPLTHLLELGLSRAGFERNGLNMEALGRVFYQPIRSQITEYDDAVGVLEWLRGKNLALAVVSNSIFPAEYHLEDLRSFRLAPFFQTTLFSSEVGHRKPHPEIFHRALKALSLGPEEVIFVGDRMREDVLGPQQLGIRAVLKHHPKRDYSLGAKPMATVKSLRELLPVVERHI; encoded by the coding sequence GTGGCGGCTAACGGCAAAATCAAGGGAGTCCTTTTCGATATGGGCTCCACGCTCCTGGAATTCGAGAACCACTCCTGGGAGGTCTTGGACGGGCAATCCATTGCCGCCGCCTATGATTTCCTCCAAAAATCCGGCCACCCCTTGCCGGAGTTTGCCTCCTTTGATAAAAGCTTTCGCTCGGTTCTGGCGGAATACTGGAAAACGACCGACCAGACGCTCGAAGAAAGGCCGCTCACTCATTTGCTTGAGTTGGGGCTTTCCCGCGCCGGTTTTGAACGCAACGGACTGAATATGGAAGCGCTCGGCCGGGTTTTCTACCAGCCGATTCGCAGCCAGATTACCGAGTATGATGATGCCGTAGGGGTTTTGGAATGGCTGCGGGGAAAAAACCTCGCGCTGGCGGTGGTCTCCAATTCCATTTTCCCGGCCGAATATCACCTCGAAGATCTGCGAAGTTTTCGTTTGGCCCCCTTTTTCCAGACCACCCTGTTTTCTTCCGAAGTCGGACATCGCAAACCCCACCCGGAAATTTTCCATCGGGCTTTAAAGGCCCTTTCGCTCGGCCCGGAAGAGGTTATATTTGTCGGCGACCGGATGCGGGAAGACGTTTTGGGCCCCCAGCAATTGGGCATCCGCGCCGTTTTGAAACACCATCCCAAACGGGACTATTCGTTGGGAGCGAAACCCATGGCGACGGTCAAAAGTTTGAGGGAGCTTTTGCCGGTCGTGGAAAGGCATATTTAA
- a CDS encoding D-alanine--D-alanine ligase, protein MPKKLRVLLLAGGDSPEREVSLASGRAVAEAVGHLGHSLLAIDPATGKSLLGPDGKFLADGVHELPPDSKSLAVIRQKGAIRTVEKFDFSAVDVIFNILHGGRGEDGTIQALLDLAEKPYTGSGVLASALAMNKHASKKLFKAEGIPTPDWELFTLKEPKLSPEQKSKLKRFGYPFVVKPNDGGSTVGLTIVHKPDELEGAIEAAFEYSNQVMAEEFIAGRELTVGVLGQTPLPVVEIIPKHEIYDYTCKYTAGMTEYICPAKLTEAETKKVQEFGLKAFQILGCEGFARTDFRMGKDGVFYCLEVNTLPGMTNLSLVPKAAGASGLSFENLVQKIIDLAIERKRGG, encoded by the coding sequence GTGCCAAAAAAACTTAGGGTTTTGCTTTTAGCCGGCGGGGATTCGCCGGAGCGGGAGGTCTCTTTGGCCTCCGGACGGGCCGTGGCGGAGGCGGTCGGCCATCTTGGACATTCCCTGTTGGCCATAGACCCGGCCACGGGGAAGAGCTTGCTCGGCCCCGATGGAAAATTTCTGGCCGATGGCGTCCACGAACTGCCGCCGGATTCCAAATCACTCGCGGTGATCCGCCAAAAAGGGGCCATCCGCACGGTGGAAAAGTTCGATTTCTCCGCCGTGGATGTGATTTTCAACATCCTGCACGGCGGAAGGGGGGAGGACGGCACGATTCAGGCCCTTTTGGATTTGGCGGAAAAGCCCTACACGGGCTCCGGCGTTTTGGCCTCCGCTTTGGCGATGAACAAGCACGCCTCCAAAAAGCTATTCAAAGCCGAAGGGATTCCCACGCCGGACTGGGAGCTTTTCACCCTCAAGGAGCCGAAACTTTCGCCGGAACAAAAGTCGAAGTTGAAACGCTTCGGCTATCCTTTCGTGGTCAAGCCGAACGACGGCGGCTCGACAGTCGGATTGACCATCGTCCACAAACCGGATGAGTTGGAAGGGGCCATCGAAGCCGCTTTCGAGTATTCCAATCAGGTGATGGCGGAGGAGTTCATCGCCGGGCGGGAGCTGACGGTCGGCGTTCTGGGGCAGACGCCTTTGCCGGTGGTTGAGATTATTCCCAAGCATGAAATTTACGACTACACCTGCAAATACACCGCCGGAATGACTGAATACATCTGCCCGGCCAAGCTTACGGAAGCCGAGACGAAGAAAGTGCAGGAATTTGGGCTGAAGGCGTTTCAAATTCTCGGCTGCGAGGGGTTTGCCCGCACCGATTTTCGGATGGGGAAAGACGGCGTTTTCTACTGCCTCGAAGTCAACACGCTGCCGGGAATGACCAATTTAAGTTTGGTTCCCAAGGCGGCGGGCGCCTCGGGACTTTCCTTTGAAAACCTGGTGCAAAAAATCATCGATTTGGCCATTGAGCGGAAACGTGGCGGCTAA
- a CDS encoding DedA family protein, protein MDPVWGQVNSFFDWATAHGAFWIYTFLFVSAIVENIFPPYPGDAVIFAGGYLASSGRLNWPLVFLSTTAGSWAGLLILFWLGRAKGRKLLIKKEGSWLSHEQFVRFENWFARWGVAVIIFGRFLAGIRSGVALAAGIAGVSWKKILIFGLLSVLIWNGILISLARLVENNWEGLYHWFGLYNRLVLAALAVALILWALRFWRRKRSAKKT, encoded by the coding sequence ATGGACCCCGTCTGGGGACAGGTCAATTCCTTCTTCGACTGGGCCACCGCCCACGGCGCTTTCTGGATTTACACGTTTCTTTTCGTTTCGGCCATCGTTGAAAATATTTTTCCTCCCTATCCCGGCGACGCGGTCATCTTCGCCGGCGGCTATCTGGCCTCCTCCGGCCGGTTAAACTGGCCCTTGGTGTTTCTTTCCACCACCGCCGGAAGCTGGGCGGGGCTTTTGATTCTCTTTTGGCTGGGGCGCGCCAAGGGGAGGAAGCTTTTGATTAAAAAAGAGGGGAGCTGGCTCTCCCACGAGCAGTTCGTCCGTTTCGAAAACTGGTTCGCCCGCTGGGGAGTCGCGGTAATCATCTTTGGCCGTTTTCTGGCCGGCATCCGTTCCGGTGTGGCTTTGGCCGCCGGCATCGCCGGCGTCTCCTGGAAAAAGATTCTGATATTCGGTCTGCTTTCGGTTTTAATCTGGAACGGCATTCTAATCTCTTTGGCCCGTCTGGTCGAAAACAATTGGGAGGGGTTGTATCACTGGTTCGGGCTGTACAACCGGCTGGTCTTGGCCGCCCTCGCGGTGGCGCTTATATTGTGGGCTTTGCGGTTCTGGAGGAGAAAACGTAGTGCCAAAAAAACTTAG
- the ispF gene encoding 2-C-methyl-D-erythritol 2,4-cyclodiphosphate synthase encodes MPERRKKSKNNKPRRSSVGSSSSAKALKLRWVVGLGYDVHRLVKGRRLVLGGVEIPSSVGGLYGHSDADVLCHAVADACLGAFGLGDIGEHFPPSQPKWKNISSLLLLDWVRIAVEKKKGKIMHIDSTIIAQEPKIAPYRMRMKAQIAAALRLPPERVSVKATTPETLGALGRREGIAAMAVALGQY; translated from the coding sequence ATGCCCGAGCGACGGAAAAAATCAAAAAATAACAAGCCCCGCCGATCTTCAGTTGGCTCGTCTTCTTCTGCCAAGGCGCTGAAGCTCCGCTGGGTGGTGGGACTGGGATACGATGTTCACCGGCTGGTGAAAGGCCGCCGTCTCGTTTTGGGCGGCGTGGAAATTCCTTCCAGCGTCGGCGGGCTCTACGGCCATTCGGACGCCGATGTGCTTTGCCACGCCGTGGCGGACGCCTGCTTGGGCGCCTTCGGCCTTGGCGACATCGGCGAGCATTTTCCCCCCTCCCAGCCGAAATGGAAAAACATCTCCTCACTTCTGCTTCTGGACTGGGTGCGGATTGCGGTGGAAAAGAAGAAAGGGAAAATCATGCACATCGACTCCACGATTATCGCCCAGGAGCCGAAAATCGCACCGTATAGAATGCGGATGAAGGCCCAAATCGCCGCCGCCCTGCGGCTCCCGCCGGAACGGGTCTCGGTCAAGGCCACTACGCCGGAAACCCTGGGAGCTTTGGGCCGTCGCGAGGGAATCGCCGCCATGGCGGTCGCCCTCGGCCAGTATTGA
- the ispD gene encoding 2-C-methyl-D-erythritol 4-phosphate cytidylyltransferase, with product MTVGLILVAAGEGKRAGGNIPKQFVKIHGKPLLAYSLEKFAKVKSLAEIVIAVPPGKEKMAAKWLAPTLKKFCKAEFVPGGKTRQESVFNALQRLSDSVTHVVVHDGVRPFVNPKIVAELIDMLKTEDAVILASPATDTVKLVASDHIAETLDRRAIFLAETPQGFKKEVLMEAHREAQKKGFTFSDDSALVEALGRRVVICPSDGKNQKITSPADLQLARLLLPRR from the coding sequence ATGACCGTCGGTTTAATCCTCGTCGCCGCCGGCGAAGGGAAACGGGCCGGCGGAAACATCCCCAAACAATTCGTCAAAATTCACGGCAAACCGCTTCTGGCCTATTCCCTTGAAAAATTTGCCAAGGTTAAAAGCCTCGCTGAAATTGTTATCGCCGTCCCGCCCGGGAAAGAAAAGATGGCAGCTAAATGGTTGGCCCCCACGCTGAAGAAATTTTGCAAGGCAGAATTCGTCCCTGGCGGCAAAACCCGTCAGGAGTCCGTCTTTAACGCCCTCCAACGGTTGTCCGATTCCGTCACGCACGTCGTTGTCCATGATGGCGTCCGGCCGTTCGTCAATCCCAAAATAGTTGCGGAACTTATCGACATGCTTAAAACGGAGGACGCCGTGATACTCGCAAGTCCCGCCACCGATACGGTCAAGCTGGTTGCCTCCGACCATATCGCCGAAACGCTCGACCGCCGAGCTATCTTTCTGGCCGAAACCCCGCAGGGATTCAAAAAAGAAGTTCTGATGGAAGCGCACCGCGAGGCGCAAAAAAAGGGCTTTACTTTTTCGGACGATTCTGCTTTAGTAGAGGCCTTGGGAAGGAGGGTTGTGATATGCCCGAGCGACGGAAAAAATCAAAAAATAACAAGCCCCGCCGATCTTCAGTTGGCTCGTCTTCTTCTGCCAAGGCGCTGA
- the queA gene encoding tRNA preQ1(34) S-adenosylmethionine ribosyltransferase-isomerase QueA, which yields MSVVHLSDFDFSVPAELIAKHPLKNRDGCRLLALEKKTGQVAHRQFSDLLEYLQPGDILVLNDAKVNKSRFFATRPTGGKVEVLLTRPAQEIVGAGLRACPGGEGQPQRVAPTNTQNVWEAIISHSARIKEGEFLTLNGKGEGFKILNKGEGKAEVQIVSETDIFEKYGTVPIPPYLERPAEKEDDEDYQTVFAKTPGASAAPTAGLHFTPELLDKIKSKGVEIVYLSLLVGPGTFEPIRGDDITQHKMHAEYFEIGEETSSKINAAKKIGRKIWAVGTTVVKALETAARFSPPRVGEGSGERLHPFSGDSDLFIHPPFDFQVVDGLITNFHWPRSTLILLVAAFVGKDQILSAYNEAIARRYRFFSYGDAMLIY from the coding sequence ATGTCAGTAGTGCACCTCTCCGACTTCGACTTTTCCGTTCCGGCCGAGCTCATCGCCAAGCACCCCTTGAAAAACCGGGATGGGTGTCGGCTTTTGGCTTTAGAGAAAAAGACCGGACAGGTGGCGCACCGACAATTTTCCGACCTTCTCGAATACCTCCAACCCGGCGACATTTTGGTTCTAAACGACGCCAAGGTGAACAAATCCCGCTTTTTCGCCACCCGCCCCACCGGCGGCAAGGTGGAGGTATTGCTCACCCGCCCCGCGCAGGAAATTGTAGGGGCAGGCCTCCGTGCCTGCCCGGGCGGGGAAGGGCAACCACAGAGGGTTGCCCCTACAAATACCCAAAACGTTTGGGAGGCCATCATCTCCCATTCCGCCCGCATTAAGGAGGGGGAATTTTTGACCCTGAATGGCAAGGGAGAGGGGTTCAAGATTTTGAATAAGGGAGAGGGAAAGGCGGAAGTTCAGATTGTCTCCGAAACGGACATCTTCGAAAAATACGGCACCGTTCCAATCCCACCCTATCTCGAACGCCCGGCAGAAAAAGAGGATGACGAGGATTACCAAACGGTCTTTGCGAAAACCCCCGGCGCTTCCGCCGCTCCGACCGCCGGCCTGCATTTCACGCCGGAACTTTTGGACAAAATCAAATCCAAGGGTGTGGAAATCGTCTATCTTTCACTGCTGGTCGGCCCCGGCACCTTTGAGCCGATTCGCGGTGATGACATTACCCAGCACAAAATGCACGCCGAATATTTTGAAATAGGCGAGGAAACCTCTTCCAAAATCAACGCCGCCAAAAAAATCGGTAGAAAAATCTGGGCCGTTGGCACAACCGTCGTCAAAGCCCTCGAAACCGCCGCCCGTTTTTCCCCTCCCCGCGTCGGGGAGGGGTCAGGGGAGAGGTTACATCCCTTCTCCGGTGACTCCGACCTTTTCATCCATCCTCCCTTCGATTTCCAAGTCGTCGATGGTCTCATCACCAATTTCCACTGGCCCCGCTCAACCTTGATTCTTCTGGTCGCCGCTTTCGTCGGCAAAGACCAGATTCTATCCGCATATAACGAAGCCATCGCCCGGCGTTACCGCTTTTTCTCCTACGGCGACGCGATGTTGATTTATTGA
- the ruvB gene encoding Holliday junction branch migration DNA helicase RuvB, producing the protein MTDLKTEHTRFTTPAILPGERDFDESLRPARFADFVGQGKTIENLKVFIAAAQKRGEALDHCLFYGPPGLGKTTLARIVAAELGVGFKSTSGPVMERAADLAGILTNLNEKDVLFIDEIHRLNHVVEEYLYSAMEDYSLDIVIDKGPAARSVKLPLKRFTLIGATTRAGLLTSPLRARFGVVGRLDYYTSEDLIQILERSARILKIELTAEGAEEIARRSRGTPRIVNRLLRRVRDFADVGAGKSDKTGGATLPIDHDLALHALQRLDVDERGLDEMDKKIMEVVIGKFKGGPVGISALAVAVGEEEDTIEEIYEPFLIQEGFLDRTPRGRMATSNAYKHLGLEAPELSQKELF; encoded by the coding sequence ATGACCGACCTTAAGACCGAACATACCCGCTTCACCACCCCTGCCATTCTCCCCGGCGAGCGGGATTTTGACGAATCGCTGCGCCCGGCCCGCTTTGCCGATTTCGTGGGGCAGGGAAAAACCATCGAAAATTTGAAGGTCTTCATCGCCGCCGCCCAAAAAAGGGGCGAGGCGCTCGACCACTGTCTTTTCTACGGCCCGCCGGGTCTGGGCAAAACGACTCTGGCGCGCATCGTCGCCGCCGAACTGGGGGTCGGCTTTAAAAGCACCTCCGGCCCGGTTATGGAACGGGCCGCCGATTTGGCCGGCATTTTGACCAACTTGAACGAGAAAGACGTTCTCTTCATCGACGAAATCCACCGCCTAAACCACGTGGTGGAGGAATATCTCTACTCCGCGATGGAGGATTATTCGCTGGACATCGTCATCGACAAAGGCCCCGCCGCCCGCTCCGTCAAGCTCCCGCTCAAGCGCTTTACCTTAATCGGCGCCACCACCCGCGCCGGGCTTTTGACCTCGCCCCTCCGTGCCCGCTTCGGCGTGGTCGGCCGGCTGGATTATTACACGAGCGAAGACCTGATTCAAATTCTGGAGCGCTCCGCCCGCATTTTGAAAATCGAGCTGACCGCCGAAGGGGCGGAAGAAATCGCCCGCCGCTCCCGCGGCACCCCCCGCATCGTCAATCGCCTTTTGCGGCGAGTACGAGATTTCGCAGACGTAGGGGCGGGCAAATCGGACAAGACCGGCGGTGCGACCCTCCCAATTGACCATGATTTGGCCCTCCACGCCCTCCAACGCCTGGACGTGGATGAACGCGGCCTGGATGAAATGGACAAAAAAATTATGGAGGTGGTCATCGGCAAATTCAAAGGGGGCCCGGTCGGCATCTCGGCCTTGGCCGTGGCGGTCGGCGAGGAGGAGGACACCATCGAGGAAATCTACGAGCCCTTTTTGATTCAAGAGGGCTTTTTAGACCGCACCCCCCGCGGCCGTATGGCCACCTCCAACGCCTACAAACACCTGGGCCTCGAAGCCCCGGAACTGTCGCAGAAGGAGTTGTTTTAA
- the ruvA gene encoding Holliday junction branch migration protein RuvA: MIAHLSGRIAEKTPTSVILDVSGVGYLCEIPVSSFKQLPAVGESVKLLTYHHVREDAQQLFGFCTAEERELFTHLISVSGVGPKMALTLLSGATVAEIADWIRKGKTELLTRVPGIGPKTASRLIVELKDKLEKMKITTVPAGAVRVESTFEEEAALALVTLGFGRLEAKRAIEKALSTNGHPKNVEELIRQALRVAQ; the protein is encoded by the coding sequence ATGATTGCCCACCTCTCCGGCCGCATTGCCGAAAAAACACCGACTTCCGTCATCCTGGATGTCTCCGGCGTCGGCTACCTTTGCGAAATTCCGGTCTCCAGCTTCAAACAGCTCCCTGCCGTCGGCGAATCGGTCAAACTGCTGACCTATCACCACGTCCGCGAAGACGCCCAGCAGCTTTTCGGCTTTTGCACTGCGGAAGAACGGGAGCTTTTCACCCATTTGATTTCCGTCTCCGGCGTCGGGCCGAAGATGGCTTTGACTCTGCTTTCCGGCGCCACGGTCGCCGAAATCGCCGATTGGATTCGCAAGGGAAAAACCGAGCTTTTGACCCGCGTTCCCGGCATCGGCCCAAAAACCGCCTCCCGTTTGATTGTGGAATTGAAGGACAAACTGGAGAAAATGAAAATCACCACCGTTCCTGCCGGTGCGGTTCGGGTCGAAAGCACATTTGAAGAGGAAGCGGCCTTGGCTTTGGTTACCCTCGGCTTCGGCCGCTTGGAGGCCAAGCGGGCCATCGAAAAAGCGTTGTCCACCAACGGTCACCCCAAAAACGTGGAGGAACTGATACGCCAGGCCTTGCGCGTCGCGCAGTGA
- the ruvC gene encoding crossover junction endodeoxyribonuclease RuvC, whose translation MDGADVLGIDPGIGATGYGLVRFVGAHRDAPFLIDCGTLRTSPKKKTPERLREIYDLVLGLIQKHTPRALVVEKAFYGKSVSVALTIGQARGAAILAAANLGLPIYEFSAREVKQAVTGNGAADKTQVQYMIGQLLNLKNPPDSPDACDALAVALTYHFRSKIVGAGLVSADSTES comes from the coding sequence ATGGACGGCGCAGACGTTTTAGGGATTGATCCAGGCATTGGAGCCACCGGATACGGCCTTGTTCGGTTTGTAGGGGCGCATCGCGATGCGCCCTTTTTGATTGATTGCGGAACCTTAAGAACCTCCCCCAAAAAGAAAACCCCCGAACGGCTACGGGAAATTTATGATTTGGTTTTGGGGTTGATTCAAAAACATACCCCCCGGGCTTTGGTTGTCGAGAAGGCGTTCTACGGCAAAAGTGTTTCGGTCGCCCTGACCATCGGGCAGGCGCGCGGCGCGGCGATTCTGGCCGCCGCCAATCTCGGTCTGCCCATTTACGAGTTCTCCGCCCGCGAGGTCAAGCAGGCGGTCACCGGCAACGGCGCGGCGGATAAAACGCAAGTCCAGTATATGATAGGCCAGCTTTTGAATTTGAAAAACCCTCCCGATTCTCCCGACGCCTGCGATGCTCTGGCCGTCGCTTTAACCTATCATTTCCGTTCAAAAATTGTAGGGGCGGGCCTTGTGTCCGCCGATTCGACAGAATCATGA